DNA sequence from the Trichocoleus sp. FACHB-46 genome:
CAATATCCGCATCACCACCATATCCCCCGGCGTAGTTGAGACGGAACTCGGCTCTGATATTACAGATGATGCATCCAAAGGTTTTTTGCAAGAACTCCGCAAAACAGCGTTAACTTCAGATGCGATCGCCAGAGCGGTCTTGTATGCAGTGTCCCAGCCAGATGATGTCGATGTGAACGAAGTGATCGTCCGTCCGATTCGCCAAATGATGTAAGCATTAGATGACATCATAAAACCACCACTAGTCATCACTCCATGAATCACTTCATCTTTTGGGCCCTTGGGTTTGGCACCTTATGGGTCGGTCTGAAGCTATTTGACGATGAAGTGATTCTGATTGTCTCTATTTTTGTCGGTTTGGGTTTCATCCTGGCTGGATTGATTGCAGCTCCACTGTCGCTGCAAATTCCGATTGAAATCACATCAGTGATCGTCTTGTTCAATGTTTGTATGCAATGTATTCAATGGGGCGATCGCTCTTAAAGCGCTCTCTACAACCTATAGCTGAAGAGTGCTTTATTATTTCCATGAGAGGGCTGCAAATCCTTTACTCCAGTTCAAGCTGGCAAATATTTGGTCGGATACTGTTGGTAAACCTTGACTGGGATCACCTATTTGGTCGGATACTGTTGGTAAACCTTGACTGGGATCACCTCGGCTATTTTAAGAGCAATCTCCCCAGTTTTCAGAGGTAACTTGCCATGTCCCTCTCAGTTGAGCCCATTTCTCCGGTTCCTCCCAAAACTGCCTGTGTCGCCAAAGCTGCTTTTCCAAAAGGCAATGCCTATTTGACACTCAGAGACGAGTTAGGACCTATTTTTGGAAATGCAGATTTTGCCAGCTTATTTTCTACAACAGGGCAACCAGCAGTACCGCCGTGGCGACTGGCGCTGATCACACTCATGCAATTTCGGGAAAACCTCTCTGATAGGCAAGCTGCTGATGCGGTGCGTTCTCGCATTGACTGGAAATACTTGTTGGAGTTGGAATTAACCGATGCAGGATTTGATTTCAGCGTGTTGAGCGAGTTCCGTCAGCGGCTGATTGAGGGGAAAGCAGAACATCTATTGCTTGAGCGGCTATTGGAACACTGTCGCGTTCTGGGGTGGGTCAAAGCTCGGGGAAAGCAACGGACCGATTCTACTCGAGTGTTCGCCTCCATTCGGACCCTAAACCGATTAGAGCTAGTCGCAGAAGCGTTTCGAGCCGTCCTCAATGAACTGGCAACGTATGTACCAGAAGGGGTTAGGCAAATTGCTTTAGAGCCTTGGTTCAAGCGTTATGGAAGTCGAATTGAGGACACTCGATTACCTGAAAGTACAGCTGGGAGAGGCTTATGCTCAAACGGTAGGAAATGACATTTACTATCTGCTGGAATGTCTAAAAGCATCTAATCTTTCAATCGACTGGCAACAACTACCCAGCATTATTGCTCTAGAACTGGTTTGGCAACGACATTATGACATCGTCACCGTTGACAAGACTGGAGCTAAGCAAGTGCGATTCAAACCCAAACGAGAATTAGCGAAGTCCGCTGAAGGCATTGAATCTCCCTATGACATTGAGGCTCGCTATCGCAGCCGTTATGAGATGAGTTGGACAGGATACATAGTGCATGTGAGTGAGACTTGTGATGACGATGAGTGTCATTTGATTACTCAAGTAATGACAACGCCTGCAACCGTGCATGAAGCCCAATGCACTGGAGCCATTCATCAGGCATTGCTAGACAAGAACTTGCCACCTAGCGAACATTTCGTAGATTCAGCGTATGTTGATGCTCATCTACTAGTGGAGGCTCAAGCACAGATCATCACGATGGTGGGACCGACTCGTCCTAATGTCACTTGGCAGACCAGAACCGAGAATGCCTTTGACTTCACCCAATTTACTGTGGACTGGGAACAGCAACGTGTGACTTGTCCGCAAGGAAAGCAATCCATTTCCTGGTCTCCTTTAATCGGGCAGGACGGTCATCCTGTGTTCAAAGCTAGGTTTTCCACATTGGACTGTAGCCTTTGTCCAGCCCGCTCTCAATGTACTCGGGCTAAACTGCCGTTTGCACGCAGTTTACTGCTGATGCCGCAGCCTCAGTATGAGGCACTCAAGGTAGCCAGGGCGATTCATGCTAGTGCCGAGGGACAACAGCGCTATCAGCGCCGAGCTGGAATTGAAGGAACACTTTCCCAAGGAGTGCGAGCGTTTGGCTTAAGGCAAAGTCGCTATCGAGGTCTGTCAAAGACGCATTTGCAGAATATTGCCATTGCCGCAGCGATGAATCTCGATCGCTTAGTCAACTGGTTGACAGGAGTGCTGAGAGCAAAAACTCGGATTTCCCGTTTCGCGGCTCTAGCTCCAAATTAAGGCAGGTGTGATCCCCATCGAATTTCGCCAACAGTATCTGGTCGTTTAATTTACTCTTCCCTTACCTAAAACAAAATGCAGCTTCTACTACTCAATACCTGTAAATAAATTCGTTTCCAAATCAACGTCTCAATTCTTCCTAAAGCGGATGAGTTTGTTTACGGGCATGCCCACAAGCTGGCTCGCATCTTCTATCATTTTTGGACCTCAGGTGGCACCTATGCAGATCCTGGGATGAATGCATACGAGCACCAACATCAAGAACGGGTCATCAAGCATCTCAAGAAGAAGGCCCAAGCACTTGGCTTTGATCTCATAGCTCAACCGATTCCCCAAGAGTGTGTTTCTTAGGAGTAATCCTTCAAGCTGCTATTCTCTGCGACGTCGACTAATGAAAATCGCCCCACAAATTGTTAGTAAGCCTCCTGTAAAAATGACATTACTTCTTTCTCGGAGAACCGTTTCGTATGGCTTATTATGATACTTCTGAATTGTAAATTTTCCGTCTTCAGAATAATAAGATACTGTTCCAGGTGGGGGGTAGACAGTTCCTAAACCTATTAGTGCTATACCTAATACGAAAATAACCCATCCAAATACACGCATTTTCTTAATTCTTTAAGACTCTAGGATATTCTGCTGACTCTCCAACTGTCAGTGAGGAGCAGTACCCTCCCGTGAAGCCTAACGGCAAGAGCAGGTTAAATCGAGCTGGCGAATCAAAAGTGCCAAGTGACTCTAGCTAAAACCTCGGCTTCACTCCCGCTTGCCTACACCTAGCACGTATCAATTCAAGGTATCTGCTATTGGTCCTTTGGGCTGTCGGGAAGGCAGTGAAGCGTGACGGTCACGCGGATCAGTGTAGGTTTGGTCCAGCTCATGCTTCCCATTACGTTCAACTAGCGTGAGTGTTCGGGCGGCGATAGGGCCGCTATTTTCGCAGCTATGAATAATATTAGTAATTACTAGCTTCAGCCCTTTGTTGCGCTTTTCAGGGTTCTTGAGCTTCAGATCATACTGAACGCCTTTGCCAATCAGCTTCTGTGTCCAGTAGTAACGCCAGTTGTCCCTCAAAGTGAATGTAGTTGCCTTGATTGACGCTGTATCAATCAACCAATCCCCATTCATTTCATCCGTTACCCAACTTTGGGTTCGAGGTTGTTTATCGGCATCGATTGTTGGCATTGAAGTGGTGCGATTACAACCCATTAGTAATAGGATCACTCCCACCGACACTCCTGCGATCGCTTTCCACTTCATTAGTCACTCCTAGTAGATAGGATTAGCCTACCAACCTGACCAGGTAGTTCATCCATTTTGACATTTCTTTCAATCCCTCTCAGCTCTCACATGCCCACTGTGTAAGGGGTTTCAGTATTAAAGTTGCGAGAATTTGAATAGTTTGTTTCGGATTTTTCCAAATTCTCAAATTCTCACTTATTAAATGATGCGATCACTGCATCCCACGCTTCATCTATCCGTTGCCTGTGCTGAATCTTAGCGATCGCACCCAGCTCATGCCACATCTTTCGGAGTCCAGCTCCTTATGGTTTTTACCAAATACTTTTTGTGCCGACGCTTGATGCTCAATTGCTGTCGTTTGCGATTGCGTAGTAGGGCACGGAGGAAGGCCAACCCTGCTGCGTTGACTGAACCAGGAAGACTAGGAAACTCATTTCCATCAACCTGTTCGTTGATGTTTAATACCTGGCCCTCCAGGCCGATCAGAACCTCTTTCTGAGTAGACCAAGTGCCAGGACTTAAATCCACACGCTCTAAGCTCTGGCTATCCGCCACTGCACCCCATCGAGTCCGATCAGGCTGAGCCAGTATCACTGAGCGCCGAACCCGAACTATGCTCCCCTTCACAGACACTAGTTGAGGATCTACGAAGTGTTCATCCCCTGCTTCTGAGTGGCAAAGCTCTATCCATTCATGGGCATCACAATCGATTTTTGTAGTCATCTTCTTTTTCGATCCTGCTCATTTCTTACCAATCGCTTACTCCCTTCTCTTGACCCTTCCCGCTCCTCTCGCAACTCTCGCTTGAGATCCCGGATGATCGCAGTGTGCCGATTGCGATCGCCTTCAAGAAGCCACAACTCAAATTCAAAATCGTTCATGCGGCTAATTGTGCCTCCTCGCACACAAGATTAAGTTCTTCTCTCTGAGCGCACGGTCAAGTTCCACATTAGCTCAATCTTCACTAAGCTCAACGCCTCGAGTCGCACGGAAGCGGTCACCCTGGGAATGCGACAAGGGTTAATTTTTATTTGACTTCTACAACCCACACCTGCTGCGCCTCATAGAATTCGCCTCGCTGCTCCAAGGGGCAATCTCCTAGCAGAAGGGCCAACCACACCTGCACCAAAGGCATCTCTAGCGATCGCTGTAACTCCAGGAGCGAAACCGATGATCGAGCGGAGGCTTGCATCCAATAATTGATTGCCTCGACCCAAGCGGTCATATCCTCTTCATGAGCGACCCCTAGCGCTCGGTTAAACACCTCGGCTTCCGTTAAGCCTGGATCTTGACTCATCTGTTCATCGAGCACTTGCAAGAGTGCTGCTTGATCCAGCTCTCCGACGACTGATCGCTCATTCTCAACTGAGTTCCAGGGCGATCGCTGGGGTACTTTCCTGGCCCAACTTAAAGGTGGCTCAATAAACTGCTCTAAATCTACCTGCATGCTCTGGTGCACATAGCGATCAAAAGCATCGGTAGGCATCACCGGACCCTCCTCACTGGTGGCAGCTTCCAACTCCTCAAACATCTGCACCGATCGCTCTTGGAACACCTCCGTGATCTGGGCGATCGCCTCTGCAGCTATCGCCAACTGTTTCGGTGTCTCCTGATCTACCAAGGTGAGATCGAGTAACTGCCACAACTGATCCAGCTCTGCGGCCTCTGGCACCTCCGTCGCTTCACTCAAACTGGCCCAAAGCTGCAATTCCAACTGCTCTACAGAACTCATCGTTTGCTGGTGGGGTGATGAATACAAGGACGAATGGGACACAGTTCTGGGTCAAATCGCTCTTGACTGGCAAACTTGCGAATGCCATAGCGCTCGTCCAGCAGCGCCAATAGGTTCCTGACATACGTATGCACCTGAGAAGGAACCAGACCCATACAGTGAATTGGTTGCACCACAGCTACCTGTTGTTGGCCCTGTCAAATTTGGGCGGCGATCGCATGGACTGGAGTATCTGCTCCCGCTCAGCGATAAACCACGAGGATAGCTGTCCAGACATCTGTGAACTCGCTGACATCAATCGCTAACTCTTCTAACACTGCCGTTTGTCGCTGCCGATTGCGAGCTTGATTGCGGCGATCGCGGTGACGCGCATGAGAGCGTCGGTTGTAGCAGACCTTGGGGGTCCAGCACCCATCTCCTTCAGGGCCATGCAGTGCTTTGGCTTGCTCCGCACTCAACATGGCACAGCGTAGACACTTCTCTAGAATCTTGCGAGTTTTAGGGACGGCTGACTCTGTATCTAGTGAACGCGAGCGGATTCGCTTTGGGGAAGTTGAAGCTATAGAGCAGAACTAGAGAGTGATGAAGCCAAGCGATCGCACTCCACTTGAGTTGGCGATCGCCCTAGTGCTTAGATTGTAAGCCTTTCGTTGTGCCGATTTCTAATTTTGTCTCAGGTGAGTAATAGGCAAGAGAATAGGCATTCTCTGGAATTAGAATTCGAGGTAAAATTTATCAAGCTCTCCCCACCAACCTTTACCGATTGCTTTGCTTTCAAATCACCGGGAGTACGATCGCTCTGTTCCTCCTTACGAGTCTGCTGATGAAACCCATTCCTACGCCTCAGATTGTGCCTCTCTCCCGTCGTAACGACCCTCTCACCGACTCAATCGAGTCTGCGAGCATCGACGAATCGAGTGCTGAGCTTACGAGACGATGCGATCGCTGAGTTTCTCCAAGCGAAGAACCTAGCTCCGAAGAGCGAAAAGGCTTATCGTCTGGATCTTAGTCGCTTTACTCGGTGGTGTGACTTGCCGGGGTCTCCTTATCAGCAGCAGCCTTGGCGAGAGGTCAGTGCACGGCAGCTGCGGCACTTCAAGACTTACTTGCAGCAAGAGTTGCAACTGAGCGCTGGTACGGTTCGGCGCACCCTCAGTACCTTGAAGCAGTTCTTTGACTGGTTGCAGGACCACAAGTACATTCAGACGCATCCAGCTCGAACCTTGGAATTGCCTGAAGCTTCGGAGCCGACAGCGAAGGATTTGTCGGCTGAAGAAATCGAATGGCTCTACAGAGCAGCTACGCTCAGTAAGCTAGCGGAGCGTAACACAGCGATCGTCTCCGTGTTGTTGCATGGACTGCGGGCGGAGGAGATCTGCAATCTCGATGTTGCAGACTTTGATGGCGTAAGGCTGCACATCCGCAAGGCTAAACGCGGTAGCGTCGGGACAGTACCCCTGAAGCCGCAAGCTCAACAGCATTTGCAGATGTACCTGGAGTGGCGACAATCGCAAACTGAAGGCAGTCGAGCCGCAGGCATAGAAATTGAGTCTGATCGTCCCCTGTTTATTTCCTACTCCCCCCGCAATCGCCATCAACGTCTGGGCTATGACGGTCTGTATAAACTCGTTTCCAAAGAGTTGCAGGCGATCGCCCAGGAGTTAGCGCAAGCAGAAGGGAAGGAGGTGTCACATCTGCATCCGCATCGAGGACGGCATACCTTTGCCACAAGTTTAGTGGTTGATGGCATGCGTTACAAAACCATGGACTCTCGCTTAGCCATGAAGTTAACACGTCATCGCTCGGCTCATAGCTTTGATCGTTACGTCAAGAGAGCGGATGAGCTGTTGGCAGAAGCAGCAATTTTTGAGACCGAAGCCCTGAAACAAGCGGAGACAGAAACTTAGCTTCCAGCTACTAGTTCACCACTGATCTCAAGCCCGCTGATCACTCAGTGGCTGGAAGAATTTAGGTCGCGATTGCGCTTTGCAGGTACCTTCGGATTGAATGGCTAAACTTGAGACAGGCTATATTGACCTCTTTGGCCTCGATACCATTGGCCTTCCTTGGCTCCGGCGGAAAGAATATTAAGGATGTGGTGACGAATGGTGGCGTGTATCTCTTGAGGCAAGCTGCCCACAAAAACTGCATCCATGAGATCAGCCACGCTCAGAAGTTCCTCCGGTTGTTGCTGGAATACAGCGGCGATCGCCATCGGTAAGGAATTGTTTTGAAACGCAGCTTGTAAGTAATCCTGCCAGTTCTTCGACGATTTAGCGGTCTTGCTTGTCTTTGAGGATTTCGTGGCTCTGCCACGTTTGGGGGAGGTCGTTGACTTAGACACTGAGCGCGATCGCCGGGGTTGCTCCGCTTCTGATTCTTTCAAGGCAGACAGAACAGGAGCAGATGGAGTTGCTGCAGTGAAAGCATCATCCTTAGCGATTGATGATGAAGTAGCGCTGCCTTCTCCAGAGGGCGGGGATGTTGAAGGTGTTGAGGGGATGCTAAATAAATCAATGACTATCTTTAGGCTTTGCCGCTTTTCCCGAACTCCTTGAAGCTGAGCTGATAGGGTTGCTTCTTGGGTTGCGAGGGCGGTATCGGCTTCTAACAGGTTAGCCAAGATAGCGTTGGGCGTCGTTTGAGCGTTAACCATAGTGAGTATTGGAACAGCGATTTGAATTCAAGAGCATCATACAACTGAACTTTATCCTGGCGTTGCTGGAAAGTAATGATTTGTCCAGGAGGGAGCCTGCTTTTGGGATAGCTATGCCATTACCAAATCAGCAACGCCTTTATCCTTTCTAAGGATTACAACGAGATGACTCATTCTAATTGATAGACTAGGGCGTGTTTTAAAACCCTTTGGCAGAATAGAAATAGTGCAGGAATACTGATTAGCCTCCATGATTCTTCCACCACAAAAGAAGAACCGACGGGGTGAATTAAACGATCGGCAGTGGAAACGCATTTGGCCCCTGCTTCCACCACAAAAGCCTCATACAGGTTGCCCCACTAAAGACCATCGAACCGTCATCAACGGCATCTTGTGGATTCTCAGAACTGGTGCTCCTTGGCGAGACTTACCCAGTCGCTATGGCCACT
Encoded proteins:
- a CDS encoding tyrosine-type recombinase/integrase; translated protein: MLSLRDDAIAEFLQAKNLAPKSEKAYRLDLSRFTRWCDLPGSPYQQQPWREVSARQLRHFKTYLQQELQLSAGTVRRTLSTLKQFFDWLQDHKYIQTHPARTLELPEASEPTAKDLSAEEIEWLYRAATLSKLAERNTAIVSVLLHGLRAEEICNLDVADFDGVRLHIRKAKRGSVGTVPLKPQAQQHLQMYLEWRQSQTEGSRAAGIEIESDRPLFISYSPRNRHQRLGYDGLYKLVSKELQAIAQELAQAEGKEVSHLHPHRGRHTFATSLVVDGMRYKTMDSRLAMKLTRHRSAHSFDRYVKRADELLAEAAIFETEALKQAETET